CCAGCGAGGCGCCGAGGTGTCGGGCCGTGCGCCACGGCGTCTCGTCGAGGGGTGATGGAACGTTCTGTCGCATGCCGCTGCCCGGTCGGTGAAGGTGCGGACAGAGTGCCGGCCGACGGGCGTGACGGCGACGGCGCTAAGCGCTCGAAAACGCGGCTTTACTCGCAGGTGACCAAGCGTCCAACCCTGCGGCGCCTCGCTCAGCTCATCCTGGCGCCGGGAGGTCCGCGGACGCTTTGCTCACAATCGCTGTGGTCGGTCGTGTGGATAACCTGTGCGGAACGCGGTTAACCGCGGAACAGGGCAGGGCGGAACGTCGTCCGGTCGAAGAATGCCCGGGTCCGGACGGTCCCGGCGAGATCGTGTGCGCGGTGGACCCGCGGAGGGTGGCGTGTTCGTTGTGCAGGTGGCGGATGCCGACCGGCCGAGTCGGGGCCTTGTCCGCCCGCCGAAGCGTCTGCAGACGCTGGATGACGGTGGCGTCTCGACGCTTACGGTTGTCGGTCCAGTCGGCGACGAACTCGCCGACCCGGGCCTTGGCCTGTGCCTCGACCCTGCCCTGCGATGCCCTACGTGGCGGTCCGGGTCAGGACCCGTACGCCGGGTCCCCGGCGGGCGGAATCGGGCGCACCGGATCGGGTCTGCGTTTCGATTTGTCATTCGACACGCGGGGGTCACGCGCGACGACGTCGATTCACTGACGGTTCAATGACGGTTCATATGACGGTTCGGGGGGCATGACGCCCCTACTTCCCGAGGCGTGACGCCCCTAGTCCGCGGGCATGACACCCCTAGTCCGGAGGCATGGTGCCCCTACCTCCAAGGGTATGACACCCCTACTTTCGGCGGCGTGACGCCCCTGGTCGGGAGGGCATGACGCCTCTACCTCCGGGGACGTCACGTCCCTGGTCGGGGACAGGACGCCTTTACCTCCGGAGGCGTGTCGCCCCCTGTTTCGGGATCCGACACAGGTTTGCCGAACCTCGCCGCGACCTTTCCGGATATCCCGATCCATTGCTTTGCGCTATTGCGCACCGTCAGCCAGGGCGAGATCGCGTCTATCCTGGACCCCGTCGCGGGTCGGATCACCTATCGTGCAGGTCACCTGCATCGCGACCCTTGAAGCCCGGCCGTCCCGGCTTGATCCGATCACCCCCGCATGCGCTATCATGACTGTATTTTTATACAGCTACGGTCATCCCTCATGCCTCGATCCGATTTTGTCGCCGGTGCCGTAAGCCCAGCGCGGTTTGATTCGGTGCGCCCGGCACGCCGATGATCATGCCTGCACGCTCGCTCCGCTCCCCTGCCCGCTCCCGCTCCCGCTCTTCGGTGCGCGCATCCCGGCCGGCTTCCCCTCGCCGGCCGACGACGATCTGGAAGGCACCATCGATCTGAACGAGCAGTTGATCCGGCATCCGGCGGCGACCTTCTTCCTGCGGGTGCAGGGGGATTCCATGACCGGTGCGGGGATCCGCGACGGCGATCTGCTGGTGGTGGATCGCGCGCGCGAGGCCAAGTCCGGGTCGATCGTGGTGGCCGCTGTCGACGGTGAGCTGACCTTGAAGCGCCTGAAGATCGAGGGTGAACGGGTCTGGCTGGTGCCCGAGCATCCGGACTTCGCACCCTTGGAGATTCAGGGCGAGATG
The sequence above is drawn from the Thiocapsa rosea genome and encodes:
- a CDS encoding LexA family protein, translating into MIRCARHADDHACTLAPLPCPLPLPLFGARIPAGFPSPADDDLEGTIDLNEQLIRHPAATFFLRVQGDSMTGAGIRDGDLLVVDRAREAKSGSIVVAAVDGELTLKRLKIEGERVWLVPEHPDFAPLEIQGEMGLVVWGVVAHVVHSF